One window from the genome of Natronomonas pharaonis DSM 2160 encodes:
- the smc gene encoding chromosome segregation protein SMC → MHIKALVLDNFKSFGQKTKIPLYEDFTTISGPNGSGKSNIIDSILFALGLARTSGIRADKLTDLIYNPGHDDDGSGFGGEREASVEVVLDNSDGTLSREQVVSAAGSENVGDIDEITIRRRVKQTDEETYYSYYYLNGRSVNLSDIQDLLAQAGVTPEGYNVVMQGDVTEIITMTPGSRREIIDEIAGVAQFDAKKEDAFEELGTVQERIDEADLRIEEKQQRLSQLEDERETALEYQDLQEEKAEYEGYLKAAELEDKREERSSVRERIEETEATLETKQRTLDERQGRVSRLEDDLEELNAEIERKGEDEQLEIKREIEEIKGDISRLEDKREAERERLEDAENERRQAFVQVDRKQEELDDLEADIRNKKVEKSSIKADIQEKEAELEAVEAEIEAVDSEYEETRDELESHRERVQELKDERNDLQREQDRLLDESRRRTKEERETESALEDAEEKLPELDAERADLENELKKAEANRETITEVVEDLKSEKRRLQDDLEDLEDDISAKQQEYAELEARAGDSGDASYGRAVTTVLNASIDGVHGTVGQLGGVDPEYATACETAAGGRLANVVVDDDSVGQQCIEHLKSRNAGRATFLPMTEMHNRSLPSTPDLPGVVDFAYNLIDFDSRYAEVFSYVVGDTLVVEDMATARDLMGEFRLVTLDGDLVEKSGAMTGGSKSGSRYSFSKRGKGQLERVAERITELEDEKQSLREELRDVESRLDDARDRQTDAAEQVRDIEADIEAIEEKRGEVEGRIEELEAELEELEAEREQVAEEMSDVEAEIEAKDDEIEAVEDDIEELAARIENSEIPELTSEAEAIREDIAELEARADDIDGDLNELQLEKQYAEEAIDELHDDIETAQNRKADAEAEIETLDAQIESKETTLAEKKEAVTELEDELASLKDDREALKADLKAAKSKRDEAEAAVSSVKSKLESLTETEERLEWEIEELEAEVDEYDPESIPDHDTVETRITELEAEMSALEPVNMLAIDEYDEVEADLDELEAKRATLAEEADQIRDRIDAYEDRKRETFMDAYESINEQFADIFSRLSGGSGELVLEDPEDPFEGGLTMKAQPGDKPVQRLDAMSGGEKSLTALAFIFAIQRHNPAPFYALDEVDAFLDAANAEMVGEMVEELAGDAQFVVVSHRSALLERSERAIGVTMQENNVSAVTGIDLSEMGVPADD, encoded by the coding sequence ATGCATATCAAAGCGCTCGTCCTCGACAACTTCAAGAGCTTCGGACAGAAGACGAAAATACCGCTCTACGAGGACTTCACCACGATAAGCGGGCCGAACGGCTCCGGCAAGTCCAACATCATTGATTCGATTCTCTTTGCGCTTGGACTGGCCCGCACGTCCGGCATCCGGGCGGACAAGCTGACAGACCTCATCTACAACCCCGGCCACGACGACGACGGAAGCGGGTTCGGCGGCGAGCGCGAGGCATCGGTCGAGGTCGTCCTCGACAACAGCGATGGGACGCTCAGTCGCGAGCAGGTCGTCTCGGCGGCCGGCTCCGAGAACGTCGGCGACATAGACGAGATAACCATCCGTCGCCGGGTCAAGCAGACCGACGAAGAGACCTACTACTCCTACTACTATCTGAACGGTCGGTCGGTCAACCTCTCCGATATTCAGGACCTGCTCGCGCAGGCGGGCGTCACGCCCGAGGGCTACAACGTCGTGATGCAGGGCGACGTGACCGAGATTATCACGATGACGCCCGGCTCGCGGCGGGAGATAATCGACGAAATCGCCGGCGTGGCACAGTTCGACGCCAAAAAGGAGGACGCCTTCGAGGAACTGGGGACGGTACAGGAACGCATCGACGAGGCCGACCTCCGCATCGAGGAAAAACAGCAGCGCCTCTCGCAACTCGAAGACGAGCGGGAAACAGCGCTCGAATATCAGGACCTACAGGAAGAAAAAGCGGAGTATGAGGGCTATCTGAAGGCCGCGGAACTCGAAGACAAGCGTGAGGAGCGCTCCTCGGTACGTGAGCGAATCGAGGAGACGGAGGCGACGCTGGAGACGAAACAGCGGACGCTCGACGAACGGCAAGGACGAGTAAGCCGCCTCGAAGACGACCTCGAAGAACTCAACGCCGAAATCGAGCGCAAGGGCGAAGACGAACAGCTCGAAATCAAACGCGAAATAGAGGAAATAAAAGGCGACATCTCCCGGCTCGAAGACAAACGCGAGGCGGAGCGCGAGCGGCTCGAAGACGCCGAAAACGAGCGCCGGCAGGCGTTCGTACAGGTCGACCGGAAACAGGAAGAACTCGACGACCTCGAAGCAGACATCCGGAACAAGAAGGTCGAGAAATCCTCGATAAAGGCCGACATCCAAGAAAAGGAAGCGGAACTCGAAGCTGTCGAGGCCGAAATCGAAGCCGTCGACAGCGAGTACGAGGAGACGAGAGACGAACTGGAATCCCACCGGGAACGCGTACAGGAGCTGAAAGACGAGCGAAACGACCTCCAGCGCGAGCAGGACCGGCTGCTCGATGAGTCCCGCCGTCGGACCAAAGAGGAGCGGGAAACCGAGTCGGCACTGGAAGATGCCGAAGAGAAGCTCCCGGAACTCGACGCCGAACGGGCGGACCTCGAAAACGAACTGAAAAAGGCCGAGGCAAACCGGGAGACGATTACCGAGGTCGTCGAAGACCTGAAATCCGAAAAGCGACGGCTTCAGGACGACCTCGAAGACCTCGAAGACGATATTTCGGCCAAGCAGCAGGAGTACGCCGAGCTTGAAGCTCGCGCGGGCGACAGCGGCGACGCCTCATACGGTCGAGCAGTGACGACCGTGCTGAACGCCAGCATCGACGGCGTTCACGGGACCGTCGGCCAACTCGGCGGGGTCGACCCCGAGTACGCCACCGCCTGTGAGACGGCCGCCGGCGGACGGCTGGCGAACGTCGTTGTCGATGACGATAGCGTCGGCCAGCAGTGTATCGAACACCTCAAATCCAGAAACGCCGGCCGCGCGACCTTCCTCCCGATGACGGAGATGCACAACCGGTCGCTGCCGTCCACACCGGATCTGCCGGGCGTGGTCGATTTCGCCTACAACCTCATCGACTTCGACAGCCGGTATGCGGAGGTGTTCTCCTACGTCGTCGGCGACACGCTCGTCGTCGAGGACATGGCAACCGCCCGCGACCTGATGGGCGAGTTCCGGCTCGTGACGCTTGACGGCGACCTCGTCGAAAAGTCCGGAGCGATGACCGGCGGCTCGAAATCCGGCTCCCGATACTCGTTCAGCAAGCGCGGCAAGGGCCAACTCGAGCGGGTCGCCGAGCGGATTACCGAACTCGAAGACGAAAAACAGTCGCTCCGCGAGGAGCTTCGGGATGTCGAATCCCGGCTCGATGACGCACGGGACAGACAGACCGACGCCGCAGAGCAGGTTCGAGATATCGAGGCCGACATCGAGGCCATCGAGGAGAAACGAGGCGAGGTCGAAGGACGCATCGAGGAGCTCGAAGCCGAACTCGAAGAGCTCGAAGCCGAACGCGAGCAGGTCGCCGAGGAGATGTCCGACGTCGAAGCCGAAATCGAGGCCAAAGACGACGAAATCGAAGCCGTCGAGGATGACATCGAGGAGCTTGCGGCTCGCATCGAAAACTCAGAGATACCGGAGCTAACGAGCGAAGCCGAAGCGATACGCGAAGATATCGCCGAGCTGGAGGCACGCGCCGACGACATTGACGGCGACCTCAACGAGCTGCAACTCGAAAAACAGTACGCGGAGGAAGCAATCGACGAGCTCCACGACGACATCGAGACAGCCCAAAACCGGAAGGCCGACGCCGAGGCCGAAATCGAAACGCTCGACGCGCAAATCGAGTCGAAGGAAACGACGCTGGCAGAAAAGAAAGAAGCGGTCACCGAGCTCGAAGACGAGCTGGCGTCGCTCAAAGACGACCGGGAGGCGCTCAAAGCCGACCTCAAAGCGGCGAAGTCGAAGCGGGATGAGGCAGAAGCCGCCGTCTCCTCAGTCAAGTCGAAGCTAGAGTCGCTGACCGAGACCGAGGAGCGACTGGAATGGGAAATCGAAGAACTGGAGGCCGAGGTCGACGAGTACGACCCCGAATCGATTCCCGACCACGACACTGTCGAGACCCGGATTACCGAACTCGAAGCCGAGATGTCGGCGCTGGAGCCGGTCAACATGCTCGCAATCGACGAGTACGACGAGGTCGAAGCCGACCTCGACGAGCTCGAAGCGAAACGAGCGACGCTGGCCGAGGAGGCCGACCAGATTCGGGACCGCATCGACGCCTACGAGGACCGCAAGCGGGAGACGTTCATGGACGCCTACGAGAGCATCAACGAACAGTTCGCGGACATCTTCTCGCGGCTCTCCGGCGGCAGCGGCGAGTTGGTGCTCGAAGACCCCGAGGACCCCTTCGAGGGTGGGCTGACGATGAAGGCCCAACCAGGCGACAAGCCGGTCCAGCGGCTCGATGCGATGTCCGGCGGCGAGAAATCGCTGACTGCGCTGGCGTTCATCTTCGCCATCCAGCGGCACAACCCGGCACCGTTCTACGCGCTCGATGAGGTTGATGCCTTCCTCGATGCCGCCAACGCCGAGATGGTCGGCGAGATGGTCGAGGAGTTGGCCGGCGACGCCCAGTTCGTCGTCGTCTCCCACCGGTCGGCGCTCTTGGAGCGTTCCGAACGCGCTATCGGCGTGACGATGCAGGAGAACAACGTCTCCGCGGTAACCGGCATTGACCTCTCCGAGATGGGGGTGCCCGCCGATGACTGA
- a CDS encoding DUF7518 family protein, producing MSGNRVEELEEKVRELEATIEGLTDELVETKERLEAVEDETGVEPDGIRRSGRSVQSQSQAAGQQPETTTDDDAADDVNNDEAGGDDNTDSESGDDIIVA from the coding sequence ATGTCCGGGAACCGAGTCGAGGAACTCGAAGAGAAGGTGCGCGAACTGGAGGCGACCATCGAAGGGCTGACCGACGAACTCGTCGAGACAAAAGAGCGGCTGGAGGCCGTCGAGGACGAAACCGGCGTCGAGCCGGACGGCATCCGCCGGTCGGGACGCAGCGTCCAGTCCCAATCGCAGGCCGCGGGACAGCAGCCCGAGACAACGACCGACGACGACGCGGCCGACGACGTTAACAACGACGAAGCCGGAGGCGACGACAACACGGACTCCGAGTCGGGAGACGACATCATCGTCGCCTGA
- the gatB gene encoding Asp-tRNA(Asn)/Glu-tRNA(Gln) amidotransferase subunit GatB, with the protein MTAQTAEEHSLTAVIGLEVHVQLETDTKIFCGCSTDADDNEEPNTRTCPVCLGLPGALPVLNEGAVEAAVKVGKALSSDIPEETRFHRKNYYYPDLPKNFQITQYDAPICDGGELEFAVDDERRTVAIERAHLEEDPGSLSHAGGSIDTAEHTLVDYNRAGTPLLEIVTAPDFRSAAEVRAFLAKLTEVLEYLGVFDVTRDGSLRVDANLSIVDSDAVGENGSIDEATLEAANRTEVKNISSHKGAEKALAYEETRQKNAVQRGREVEQETRHWDESRGITVSMRSKEEEKDYRYFREADIPPLRVSDWKEKIDIPELPDARRERFREEYGLDAETASKLTSTKQVADFYERVADTFAPELAATWVADNLLGELNYRDMEITDIEGRLDEFAHLIELVDEDEITVKNAEEVVLRRMLDDGQPPGDIVEAEDLGKTDDDAVAAAVTAAIEENPDAVEDYHAGEDGALNFLVGQVMQETGGSADPGTVNELLRAELDG; encoded by the coding sequence ATGACCGCACAGACCGCCGAGGAGCACTCCCTCACGGCCGTCATCGGGCTGGAGGTCCACGTGCAGCTCGAAACGGATACCAAGATATTCTGCGGCTGTTCGACCGACGCTGACGACAACGAGGAACCGAACACCCGGACCTGTCCCGTCTGTCTCGGCCTTCCCGGCGCGCTGCCGGTGCTCAACGAAGGGGCCGTCGAGGCCGCCGTCAAGGTCGGCAAGGCGCTTAGCTCCGACATCCCCGAAGAGACCCGCTTTCACCGGAAGAACTACTACTACCCCGACCTGCCGAAGAACTTCCAGATAACCCAGTATGACGCCCCGATATGCGACGGCGGCGAACTCGAGTTCGCCGTCGACGACGAGCGACGAACCGTCGCCATCGAGCGTGCCCACCTCGAAGAAGACCCCGGAAGCCTCTCGCACGCTGGCGGCTCTATCGACACCGCCGAGCACACGCTCGTCGATTACAACCGCGCCGGTACGCCCCTGCTGGAGATTGTCACTGCTCCCGATTTCCGTAGCGCCGCTGAGGTACGGGCGTTCCTCGCGAAGCTCACTGAAGTCCTCGAATACCTCGGCGTCTTCGATGTTACCCGCGACGGCTCCTTGCGCGTCGACGCCAACCTCTCTATTGTCGACAGCGACGCAGTCGGTGAGAACGGCAGCATCGACGAGGCGACGCTCGAAGCCGCCAACCGCACTGAAGTGAAAAACATCTCCAGCCACAAGGGGGCCGAAAAGGCGCTCGCCTACGAGGAGACGCGGCAGAAAAACGCCGTCCAGCGTGGCCGTGAGGTCGAACAGGAGACTCGCCACTGGGATGAGTCCCGCGGCATCACCGTCTCGATGCGCTCGAAGGAAGAAGAAAAAGACTATCGCTACTTCCGGGAGGCGGACATCCCGCCGTTGCGCGTCAGCGACTGGAAGGAGAAAATCGACATCCCGGAGCTCCCCGACGCCCGCCGCGAGCGGTTCCGCGAGGAGTACGGGCTCGATGCGGAGACGGCCTCGAAGCTCACGTCAACGAAGCAGGTTGCTGACTTCTACGAGCGGGTCGCCGACACCTTCGCCCCCGAACTGGCGGCGACGTGGGTTGCGGACAACCTCCTCGGCGAACTCAACTACCGTGACATGGAGATTACCGATATCGAGGGCCGTCTCGATGAATTCGCCCATCTCATCGAGCTCGTCGACGAGGACGAAATCACCGTCAAGAACGCCGAGGAGGTCGTCCTCCGCCGGATGCTCGACGACGGTCAACCGCCGGGCGACATCGTCGAGGCCGAGGACCTCGGTAAGACCGACGACGATGCGGTCGCAGCCGCTGTTACGGCCGCCATCGAGGAGAACCCCGATGCCGTCGAGGACTACCACGCCGGCGAGGACGGCGCGTTGAACTTCCTCGTCGGACAGGTCATGCAGGAGACCGGCGGCAGCGCCGACCCCGGCACGGTCAACGAGCTTCTGCGGGCGGAACTCGACGGCTAG
- a CDS encoding DNA topoisomerase I, giving the protein MELIVTEKDNAARRIAEILSDGSASTERRNGVNVYRWGDKRCVGLSGHVVGVDFPPEYEDWRDVQPVELVEADVVKKPTQENIVRTLKQLAGEADRATIATDYDREGELIGKEAYELIREEADIPIQRVRFSSITENEVKEAFATPDDLDFDLAAAGEARQIVDLLWGAALTRFLSLSANQLGDDFISVGRVQSPTLKLIVDREREIEAFDPDDYWELFADLAREGTTFEAQYFYREDGTEQERVWDESGAETAFETLRNAGTAVVESVRRRRRTDEPPEPFNTTQYISAANGIGLSAQRAMSVAEELYTAGYITYPRTDNTVYPDDLDPEALLSAFTDHYLFADDAEMLRSADDIEPTAGDEETTDHPPIHPTGEIPNKDDLSDDEWEVYELVVRHFFATVADAAEWEHLKVVADADGCSLKANGKRLVEPGYHEVYPYRSTSENHVPAVEEGEQLAIEDARIEEKQTQPPRRRGQSRLIEELESRGLGTKSTRHNTLQKLYDRGYIESDPPRPTKLAMAVVEAAEQFADRIVDEEMTAQLESDMQAIVDGEKDLEAVTEESRALLGRIFDELHDSREEIGEHLQESMKADRMLGPCPECGEDLLIRRSRKGSYFVGCDGFPDCRYTLPLPSQGEPTVIDEACTEHDLNHVKMLAGRSTFVHGCPQCKADEADETDDRIIGDCPDCGDNADGELAIKQLRSGSRLVGCTRYPECEYSLPLPRRGDIEVLDERCADHDLPHLRVVDNGDDPWELGCPICNYTEYREQQAASAIEDLDGVGQKTAEKLADAGIESLSDLRGADAEAVANEVQGVSEDRLREWQAEANVSASAD; this is encoded by the coding sequence GTGGAGCTCATCGTCACCGAAAAGGACAACGCTGCCCGTCGTATCGCAGAAATCCTCTCCGACGGCAGCGCGTCTACGGAGCGACGGAACGGCGTCAACGTCTACCGGTGGGGCGACAAGCGCTGTGTCGGCCTCTCCGGCCACGTCGTCGGCGTCGACTTCCCGCCGGAGTACGAAGACTGGCGCGACGTCCAGCCCGTCGAACTGGTCGAGGCCGACGTCGTCAAGAAACCGACACAGGAGAACATCGTCCGGACGCTCAAGCAACTCGCCGGCGAAGCCGACCGGGCGACCATCGCGACCGACTACGACCGCGAGGGCGAACTCATCGGCAAGGAGGCCTACGAACTCATCCGCGAGGAAGCCGATATTCCGATACAGCGGGTTCGGTTCTCCTCGATTACGGAAAACGAGGTCAAAGAGGCCTTCGCAACCCCTGATGACCTCGATTTCGACCTCGCGGCCGCCGGCGAGGCCAGACAGATTGTCGACCTGCTGTGGGGCGCTGCGCTGACGCGCTTTCTGTCGCTTTCGGCGAACCAACTCGGCGATGATTTCATCTCCGTCGGCCGGGTCCAGTCGCCGACGCTGAAGCTCATCGTCGACCGCGAACGCGAAATCGAGGCCTTCGACCCCGACGACTACTGGGAGCTCTTTGCCGACCTCGCCCGCGAGGGGACGACCTTTGAGGCCCAGTATTTCTACCGCGAGGACGGCACCGAACAGGAGCGCGTCTGGGATGAATCCGGGGCCGAAACCGCCTTCGAGACGCTCCGGAATGCCGGCACGGCGGTGGTCGAGTCAGTCCGCCGCCGCCGGCGGACCGACGAGCCGCCGGAGCCGTTCAACACCACCCAGTATATCAGCGCCGCCAACGGCATCGGGCTGTCGGCCCAGCGGGCGATGAGCGTCGCCGAAGAACTCTACACCGCTGGTTACATCACCTATCCCCGGACTGACAACACCGTCTATCCGGACGACCTCGACCCCGAGGCGCTGCTGTCGGCGTTTACCGACCACTATCTCTTTGCCGACGACGCCGAGATGTTGCGCTCGGCAGATGACATCGAGCCGACGGCGGGCGACGAAGAGACGACCGACCACCCGCCCATCCACCCAACCGGCGAGATCCCCAACAAGGACGACCTCTCGGACGACGAATGGGAGGTCTACGAACTGGTCGTTCGGCATTTCTTTGCGACCGTTGCCGACGCCGCCGAGTGGGAACATCTGAAGGTCGTCGCCGACGCCGACGGCTGTTCGCTGAAGGCAAACGGCAAGCGGCTCGTCGAACCGGGGTATCACGAGGTGTACCCGTACCGCTCGACCTCGGAAAACCACGTCCCGGCTGTCGAGGAGGGCGAACAGCTTGCCATCGAGGACGCCCGCATCGAGGAAAAGCAAACCCAACCTCCTCGCCGTCGCGGCCAGTCGCGACTCATCGAGGAACTCGAATCCCGCGGGCTCGGTACCAAATCGACCCGGCACAACACGCTCCAGAAGCTCTACGACCGCGGCTACATCGAGAGCGACCCGCCGCGACCGACAAAGCTCGCAATGGCTGTCGTCGAGGCCGCAGAGCAGTTCGCCGACCGCATCGTCGACGAGGAGATGACCGCACAGCTTGAGTCGGACATGCAGGCCATCGTCGATGGCGAAAAGGACCTCGAAGCGGTGACCGAAGAATCCCGTGCGCTACTCGGCCGCATCTTCGATGAGCTCCACGACTCCCGGGAGGAAATCGGCGAGCACCTTCAAGAATCGATGAAGGCCGACCGGATGCTCGGTCCCTGCCCGGAGTGTGGCGAGGACCTCCTGATACGGCGCTCGCGAAAAGGGTCGTACTTCGTCGGCTGCGATGGGTTTCCGGACTGCCGGTATACGCTCCCGCTGCCGAGCCAAGGCGAGCCGACGGTCATCGACGAGGCGTGTACAGAACACGACCTCAACCACGTGAAGATGCTCGCCGGCCGGAGCACGTTCGTCCATGGCTGCCCGCAGTGTAAGGCCGACGAGGCCGACGAGACGGACGACCGTATCATCGGCGACTGTCCCGACTGCGGCGACAACGCGGACGGTGAGTTGGCTATCAAACAACTCCGCAGCGGCTCGCGGCTCGTCGGCTGTACTCGCTATCCGGAGTGTGAGTACTCGCTGCCGCTGCCGCGTCGCGGTGACATCGAAGTGCTGGACGAACGCTGTGCGGACCACGACCTGCCGCATCTCCGTGTCGTCGACAACGGCGACGACCCGTGGGAGCTTGGCTGTCCCATCTGCAACTACACGGAGTATCGCGAACAGCAGGCCGCCTCGGCCATCGAAGACCTCGACGGCGTCGGCCAAAAGACCGCCGAGAAGCTCGCCGACGCCGGCATCGAGTCGCTGTCCGACCTCCGTGGTGCCGACGCCGAGGCCGTCGCCAACGAGGTACAGGGTGTCTCAGAAGACCGGCTCCGGGAGTGGCAAGCAGAGGCCAACGTTAGCGCTAGCGCCGACTAA
- a CDS encoding phosphoglycerol geranylgeranyltransferase encodes MSAPWAEWDHIVKIDPDKTLADGETFQDVCATGTDALEIGGTTGMTEEKMARVVEATAAHDIPVYIEPSNVGAVVHDEDLDGYFVPTVLNAGDVFWTTGAHKEWVRLDGDIDWDRTFTEAYIVLNPDASVADYTEADCNLDIDEVAAYAEVAEKMFGQEIVYVEYSGMLGDPEMVQAATDATEEATVFYGGGIRDYESAYTMRQHADTVIVGDLVHDEGADAVRETVDGAKDAAD; translated from the coding sequence ATGAGCGCGCCTTGGGCAGAGTGGGACCACATCGTCAAAATCGACCCCGACAAGACGCTCGCCGACGGCGAGACGTTTCAGGATGTCTGTGCGACCGGCACCGACGCCCTCGAAATCGGTGGCACGACCGGCATGACAGAAGAGAAGATGGCCCGAGTCGTCGAGGCGACCGCCGCCCACGACATTCCAGTCTACATTGAACCGTCGAACGTCGGCGCGGTCGTCCACGACGAGGACCTCGATGGCTACTTCGTGCCCACCGTGCTCAACGCCGGCGACGTCTTCTGGACGACCGGCGCACACAAGGAATGGGTCCGGCTTGACGGCGACATCGACTGGGACCGGACCTTCACCGAGGCGTACATCGTTCTCAACCCTGACGCGTCCGTCGCTGACTACACCGAGGCCGACTGCAATCTCGATATCGACGAGGTCGCCGCCTACGCCGAGGTCGCAGAGAAAATGTTCGGACAGGAAATCGTCTACGTCGAATACTCCGGTATGCTCGGTGACCCGGAGATGGTACAGGCAGCGACCGACGCGACCGAGGAGGCGACCGTCTTCTACGGCGGCGGCATCCGCGACTACGAGTCGGCCTACACGATGCGACAGCACGCCGATACCGTCATCGTCGGCGACTTGGTCCACGACGAGGGAGCCGACGCCGTCCGCGAGACTGTCGACGGCGCGAAGGACGCTGCCGACTGA
- a CDS encoding acyl-CoA mutase large subunit family protein, with amino-acid sequence MFNPDDLDAIREGHDQWEEETYGPTVERFGERKDEFTTDTGGQEVDPLYTPADVADLDYEDDIGYPGEPPYTRGVYSTMHRGRLWTMRQYAGMGTADETNERFNYLMDEGQTGLSMAFDLPTQMGYDSDSAMAEGEVGKSGVAIDSLKDMETVFDGIPLDEVSTSMTINAPASVLLAMYIAVGDKQGVDRTELRGTIQNDILKEYIARNTYIFPPEPSMRIITDIFEFCAEEVPNFNTISISGYHIREAGATAAQELAFTLGDGIEYVEAAIDAGLDVDEFAPQLSFFFNAHNNVLEEVAKFRAARRMWYKIMEERFDAEKPASKQLKFHTQTAGSTLTAQQVENNVVRVAYQALAAVLGGTQSLHTNGKDEALSLPTEQSVRTALRTQQILAHESGAADTIDPLAGSYYVESLTDELEQEAFELLEEADDRGGMRQAVENQWVQKQIQDVAFERQQEIDSGDRIIVGVNEFQVDEDPKEDIEEVSDEQQRKQRERVQELRAERDSEAVEDALAALRGAAEGDENVMPYIVDAVKAYATTGEICDAMRDVFGEYHG; translated from the coding sequence ATGTTCAACCCCGACGACCTCGATGCGATTCGCGAGGGGCACGACCAATGGGAGGAGGAGACCTACGGACCGACGGTCGAGCGCTTCGGGGAACGCAAAGACGAGTTCACGACTGATACAGGCGGCCAAGAAGTCGACCCGCTGTACACCCCGGCTGATGTCGCCGACCTCGATTACGAGGACGACATCGGCTATCCCGGCGAGCCACCCTACACCCGCGGTGTCTACTCGACGATGCATCGCGGGCGGCTGTGGACGATGCGACAGTACGCCGGGATGGGGACTGCCGACGAGACCAACGAACGGTTCAACTACCTGATGGATGAGGGCCAGACCGGCCTCTCGATGGCCTTCGACCTGCCGACGCAGATGGGCTATGACTCCGACTCCGCGATGGCTGAAGGCGAAGTCGGTAAATCCGGCGTCGCAATCGACTCCCTGAAAGACATGGAGACTGTCTTCGACGGGATTCCACTCGATGAAGTCTCGACGTCGATGACCATCAACGCGCCTGCGTCAGTTTTGCTGGCGATGTACATCGCCGTCGGTGACAAGCAGGGCGTCGACCGGACGGAGCTGCGGGGAACCATCCAAAACGACATCCTCAAAGAGTACATCGCGCGCAACACGTACATTTTCCCGCCGGAGCCGTCGATGCGGATTATCACAGACATCTTCGAGTTCTGTGCCGAAGAGGTGCCGAATTTCAACACCATCTCGATTTCCGGCTATCACATCCGCGAGGCGGGGGCGACGGCAGCACAGGAACTTGCGTTCACGCTGGGCGACGGCATCGAGTACGTTGAGGCGGCCATCGACGCCGGGCTCGATGTCGACGAATTCGCCCCACAGCTTTCGTTCTTCTTCAACGCACACAACAACGTCCTCGAAGAGGTCGCGAAGTTCCGGGCAGCCCGTCGGATGTGGTATAAGATAATGGAGGAGCGCTTCGACGCCGAAAAGCCCGCCTCCAAGCAGCTGAAGTTCCACACCCAGACAGCGGGCTCGACGCTGACCGCCCAGCAGGTCGAAAACAACGTTGTCCGCGTCGCTTATCAGGCGCTTGCGGCGGTGCTCGGCGGTACGCAATCGCTACACACCAATGGGAAAGACGAAGCGCTGTCGCTGCCGACAGAACAGTCCGTTCGGACCGCACTGCGGACCCAACAGATTCTCGCCCACGAGTCCGGCGCGGCTGATACCATCGACCCACTCGCCGGCTCGTACTACGTCGAGAGCCTGACTGATGAACTCGAACAGGAGGCCTTCGAGCTGCTTGAGGAGGCCGACGACCGCGGCGGGATGCGGCAGGCCGTCGAAAACCAGTGGGTCCAAAAGCAGATTCAGGACGTGGCCTTCGAGCGCCAACAGGAGATCGACTCCGGCGACCGCATCATCGTTGGCGTCAACGAGTTCCAAGTCGATGAAGACCCCAAGGAAGATATCGAGGAGGTAAGCGACGAACAACAGCGAAAGCAACGCGAGCGTGTCCAAGAACTACGGGCGGAACGCGACAGCGAAGCCGTAGAAGACGCCCTCGCGGCACTCCGGGGCGCGGCCGAGGGCGACGAGAACGTCATGCCCTACATCGTTGACGCGGTGAAAGCGTACGCGACGACTGGCGAAATCTGTGACGCCATGCGAGATGTGTTTGGCGAGTACCACGGCTGA
- the mce gene encoding methylmalonyl-CoA epimerase — protein sequence MRFDHAGVATDDAEGLAFLYEDLFGCSIAHEERFGELKVLFLELENGYFELLEPQDDGTIASYLDEHGPGLHHIALETTDINAALETATDLGVECIDEAPRQGAWGHQVAFLHPKSTGGVLIEYVEH from the coding sequence ATGCGATTCGACCACGCAGGGGTTGCGACCGACGATGCCGAGGGGCTTGCGTTCCTCTATGAGGACCTCTTCGGCTGTAGCATCGCCCACGAGGAGCGGTTCGGGGAACTGAAGGTGCTCTTTTTGGAACTGGAGAACGGCTACTTCGAGCTGCTCGAACCACAGGACGACGGCACTATCGCGAGCTATCTCGACGAACACGGCCCGGGTCTCCACCACATCGCACTGGAGACGACCGACATCAATGCGGCACTAGAGACGGCCACCGACCTCGGCGTCGAATGCATTGACGAAGCACCGCGACAGGGTGCGTGGGGACATCAGGTTGCGTTTCTACACCCGAAATCGACGGGGGGCGTCCTAATCGAGTACGTCGAACACTGA